The Mesorhizobium sp. INR15 region AAGATGACGCGCGGCACGGAATTGCTGAAGGTGACACTGGATGCGCAGTTCGCCACCAAGTGGCTGATGCGGCGTGTCGACGATTTTCGCAAGCAGCGGCCAGGCATCGAGCTGCGCTTCGACATCACCTATGATGTGCGGGATTTCGACCTTGATGACGTCGATGTCGGCATCCGCTTCGGTGCCGGCAAATATCCGGGCCTTTGCACGCACCGCCTGTTCGACAACATCATCATTCCCGTGTGCAGTCCGGCCCTTCTGGCGTCCGGCCCGCCGCTGCGCGAGCCGCGCGATCTGTTCCAGCATACGCTGGCTCACATCGAATGGGTGCGGCAAGGCGTGACATGGCCGAACTGGCGCATGTGGATGGCGGCCGCCGGCGTCGACGATTTCGACGACAGCCGCACCCTGGTGTTCGTGTCGTCCACCGATGCCACGCAGGCGGCGCTCGACGGCAATGCCGTGGCGCTCGCCGATTTCGCCATGGTGGCGAACGACCTTTCCGAAGGCCGGCTGGTCCGGCCCTTCGCGCTCGGCATCAAGGTTGCGCCGGAATTCGCCTATTTCCTG contains the following coding sequences:
- the gcvA gene encoding transcriptional regulator GcvA: MARLLPGTRALRTLEAAARHLNFTRAADELGLTPAAVSHQIKEIEDQLGMTLFTRTSRTIRLTEAGAVLFEASTDALDLLGRAVSRARKMTRGTELLKVTLDAQFATKWLMRRVDDFRKQRPGIELRFDITYDVRDFDLDDVDVGIRFGAGKYPGLCTHRLFDNIIIPVCSPALLASGPPLREPRDLFQHTLAHIEWVRQGVTWPNWRMWMAAAGVDDFDDSRTLVFVSSTDATQAALDGNAVALADFAMVANDLSEGRLVRPFALGIKVAPEFAYFLVYPQASVNDPRIVAFREWLLEEVAKTPTVDKNPGGAA